The genomic stretch GGCGAAGACGAAACAAAAACCTGGCGGCAGAGCGAGGCCGTCCTGCGTATGGCCCAGGTGCGCGAGCCCAATATCCGCAAAGAGGGCGCGCTGCGCGTCAACAACGGCATGATACTGGCCAGCCTGCCCCCCGGCTGCTGGGCCACCGGCTGGGTGCGCGATGGGGCCTACGCCACCGCCGCACTGGCGCGCATGGGCCACTGGAAAGAGGCCAAAGCCTCGCTGAACTTCTTTCTCAACGCCGAGCCTGTGGGCAAATTCAAAAGCTATGCCGGCAATTCCGATTACCGGATTTCGCTGACGCGCTATTACGGCTCCGGCGAGGAGGAGGCCGACCATTCCGGCCTGCCCCAGCCGAATATAGAATTTGACGACTGGGGGCTTTTTCTCTGGGCCGCGGGCCAGTATGTAAAAGCCTCCGGCGATGCCGCCTGGCTTTCAGAGCCGACGCGCAAAGGCTCCGTCTACGAGGCGATGCGCGACGGCGTCGCAAAACCGCTTGAGGAAAATCTGGAGCCGCCCCCTCTGCCGCGCATTCTGCAGCGCGATTCGTCCATATGGGAGGTGCACGGCAACGCGCGGCATTACGCTTTCAGCAATATAGCCGCGATACGGGGATTGTCGGAATTCGCCGATATGGCGCGCAAAACCGGCCATGCGGACGACGCGCTGAAATACTCCCGCCTGGCCGGGGAAATGCGCGCGGATTTTGAAAAGTGCTTTGCCGGCGCGGACGGCGGCCTGCTGGGCGCGCTGGAACGCTCCCCCGGCACGGATTTGGACGGCGCGGTTGTGGAGGCGGTGTCGCTGGAAGCCGTAAACCCCAAAGGCCGGCTGGCCAAAGACACTCTGGACAAGCTGCAAAAACTGCGCACCCGCGCCGGCGGCTACAAGCGCAACGGCGGCAGCGATGATTACGACGTAAACAACTGGATTTTCATAGACCTGCGCATGGCAGGCGCGTTCTACCGTTCCGGGCGCCGCGCGGAGGCGGACGCGCTTTTGAATCTGGCGACCGGCAGGGCGGCTGCCAATTTCAACCTGCTGCCGGAGGAATACAATGTGCTGGACAGGGACGGCCCCGTCGGCGCATATATCGGCAGCATACCGATGGTTGGCTACGGTGCGGGGGTATACGCGCTTTCGCTGCTGGACAGGGATAACTTCAGATGACCGGGCCGCATATGCGGGAGTCAATGCCGTGAGCAGGATAGCCGTGGGCATGAGCGGCGGGGTGGACTCCACCCTCGCGGCGTGGCTGCTGAAAAAGCAGGGCCACGAGGTGTTTGCCGTTACCATGTCCGTGTGGGACCCCGCGCGCGGAGATTTCCGCGGCGGCTGCTTCGGCGCCGACGAGCCGGAGGAAACCGCCCGCGCGGCGCGGTTCGCGCGCAGGCTGGGGATTGAGCATTCCGTCATAGACCTGCGCGCGGAGTACGGGACCGCCGTGGTGGAGTATTTCAAAAAAGAGTACCTGGCGGGCCGCACCCCCAACCCGTGCGCGCGCTGCAACCGGCTGCTAAAGCTGGGGCTGCTGCTGGACAGGACCCGCGCCGCCTGCGGCGGCTTTGATTTTTTCGCCACCGGCCATTACGCCCGCGTTGAAAACGGCGTTCTTAAAACCTGCGCGGACGCGCGCAAGGACCAGACCTATTTCCTGTGGGCGGTGCCGCGCGAAAGGCTGGCGCAGCTGATGTTCCCGCTGGGCGGCCTCACCAAAAACCGGGTCCGCGATATGGCGCGCGAGGCTGGTTTCCCCGAAGCCGCCGCGCTGCCGGAAAGCCAGGATTTCATAGGCGGGGATTATTGCGGCCTTTTCAATAAAGAGGACAACCGGCCCGGCCCGCTGCTGGACCTCTCCGGCAGGGAGATAGGCCGGCACGGGGGAATTATCCGCTACACCGTGGGCCAGCGCAAGGGTATGAAAATAGGCGGCCTGTCAAAACCGCTTTATGTGGTGGCCATAGACGCGGCGCGCAATGCCGTAATCGCCGGGACAAAAGAAGAGGCTTTCCGCAAAACAATCCGCGCGGGCGGGCTTAACCTGCTTGCCGATGTGGAATGGCCCGTCCGGGCGGATGTTAAAATCCGCCGCCAGCACGAGGCCGCCCCGGCCCTGATTTCCGCTCCGGAAAACGGCGTCTGCCGGATTGACTTTGACGCTCCGCAGTTTGCGCCCGCGCCGGGACAGAGCGCGGTGTTCTATTCGGGAGAGACCGTCCTCGGCGGCGGGATAATATCATGACAAAAGATGGAATCGCCGCGCTGTTAAATCTTGAAGGCGAAAAAGAGAAAGAGCTTTTCAGGCTGGCTTTGGAAACCAAACTCCGGTACACCGGCAAAAAAGTTTATCTGCGCGGCATTGTGGAGCTTGGCAATATCTGCGCCAAAAACTGCCTCTACTGCGGAATCCGGCGCGATAACGCCGCGCTGCCCCGCTATCAGATGAGCGCGGAGGAAATAGTCCGCGCCGCGCTGTGGGCTTACGAGGGAGGCTACGGCTCCGTCGTGCTGCAATCAGGCGAGCGGAGCGGCGAGGATTTCATAGCGCTCATAGAATCGGCT from Elusimicrobiales bacterium encodes the following:
- the mnmA gene encoding tRNA 2-thiouridine(34) synthase MnmA, whose protein sequence is MSRIAVGMSGGVDSTLAAWLLKKQGHEVFAVTMSVWDPARGDFRGGCFGADEPEETARAARFARRLGIEHSVIDLRAEYGTAVVEYFKKEYLAGRTPNPCARCNRLLKLGLLLDRTRAACGGFDFFATGHYARVENGVLKTCADARKDQTYFLWAVPRERLAQLMFPLGGLTKNRVRDMAREAGFPEAAALPESQDFIGGDYCGLFNKEDNRPGPLLDLSGREIGRHGGIIRYTVGQRKGMKIGGLSKPLYVVAIDAARNAVIAGTKEEAFRKTIRAGGLNLLADVEWPVRADVKIRRQHEAAPALISAPENGVCRIDFDAPQFAPAPGQSAVFYSGETVLGGGIIS